The Peribacillus sp. FSL P2-0133 genome has a segment encoding these proteins:
- a CDS encoding glycosyltransferase family 2 protein: MNFLVRQKARELLKSGNIQLKNSPVSLRNKFLGKGKKVTVVTAAYNAEKFIRKTIESVINQTMGIDQIEYIIIDDCSTDGTNKIIQEYTAKYKNICSVTLQENNGSPGTPRNIGIELGTSKYITFLDADDWLAHDGLESLYNILEETGDDYVVGKTVKVESESESVIGEFASIKERRSITPMDVPHFFYHMGPTARMMNLHMVKENEIGFPNMKFGEDKWFFTDVFFKVRAVSTTKKPIYYVNRTSENSSSLTRVTNMLDKRKADVGIIKYIQSKDIAIELKRVALNRIYEYDIVKTFDSQTFVKSKKKEDFIEILGEAVETAKNLSYDFKNEFKVPIYKLALELFMEDRIDDFIKLFEWLKRDSNKKYHIKDGLPYYELPFLEDEYRFVRIPMLARALDSYIMDNAYHQSFEIYGDDIDNIDSVLIRDRTRFDNEINCGVQIEGNRGHFTVSLDEIDKMEKSLFTVFIRYNDYQLVNIKRILKNKMTYNKKNVEFYTTVANNLGLAIKSLE; encoded by the coding sequence ATGAATTTCTTGGTACGTCAAAAAGCGAGGGAACTTTTAAAGAGCGGTAATATTCAATTAAAAAATAGTCCTGTAAGCTTAAGAAATAAATTTTTAGGAAAAGGAAAAAAAGTCACAGTAGTCACTGCTGCATATAATGCTGAAAAATTCATCAGAAAAACGATTGAATCAGTAATCAATCAAACCATGGGCATAGATCAGATTGAATATATCATCATTGATGATTGTTCGACTGATGGCACAAATAAAATCATTCAAGAGTATACGGCTAAATATAAAAATATCTGTTCCGTTACCCTTCAAGAAAATAATGGGTCACCTGGGACCCCGAGAAACATTGGAATAGAATTGGGAACATCCAAATATATAACTTTTTTAGACGCGGATGACTGGCTTGCACATGATGGACTGGAAAGCCTCTATAACATACTGGAGGAAACCGGTGATGATTATGTAGTGGGCAAAACGGTAAAAGTCGAATCTGAGTCAGAGAGTGTGATCGGGGAGTTTGCTTCCATTAAAGAAAGAAGAAGCATCACCCCAATGGATGTTCCGCACTTTTTTTATCATATGGGTCCAACGGCCAGGATGATGAATCTGCATATGGTTAAAGAAAATGAAATTGGTTTTCCGAATATGAAATTCGGTGAAGATAAATGGTTTTTTACTGATGTTTTCTTTAAAGTTAGAGCTGTATCAACTACTAAAAAACCTATTTATTATGTCAATAGAACTTCGGAAAACTCATCTTCTTTAACACGTGTTACGAATATGTTAGACAAAAGAAAAGCGGATGTTGGCATAATAAAGTATATTCAATCCAAGGATATTGCCATTGAATTGAAAAGGGTGGCTCTTAACCGGATTTATGAGTACGATATTGTAAAAACGTTCGACAGTCAAACCTTTGTGAAATCCAAGAAAAAAGAAGATTTTATTGAAATATTAGGGGAAGCCGTCGAAACTGCGAAAAACTTGTCATATGACTTCAAGAATGAATTTAAAGTACCTATTTATAAATTAGCACTTGAATTATTCATGGAGGATCGTATTGATGATTTCATAAAGTTGTTTGAATGGTTAAAGCGAGATTCCAATAAAAAATATCATATAAAAGATGGTTTACCTTATTATGAACTTCCATTTCTGGAAGATGAATATCGCTTTGTCAGGATACCGATGCTTGCCCGTGCACTGGATTCTTATATTATGGATAATGCCTACCACCAAAGTTTTGAGATTTATGGTGATGATATAGACAACATAGATTCTGTATTGATACGTGATAGGACAAGATTTGACAATGAAATCAATTGCGGAGTTCAAATAGAAGGTAATAGAGGCCATTTCACTGTTTCATTAGATGAAATTGATAAAATGGAAAAGTCGTTATTTACGGTGTTCATTCGCTACAATGATTATCAATTGGTGAATATTAAAAGAATCCTGAAAAATAAGATGACATATAATAAGAAAAATGTGGAGTTTTATACAACAGTGGCAAATAATTTGGGACTGGCAATAAAGTCTTTGGAGTAG
- a CDS encoding CDP-glycerol glycerophosphotransferase family protein, which yields MIKKLLGKGKAKKAPKIKLKQVLTIAQEEDTLLIKGEFSIEHYCAKELWLYSRENEDQKIKIAESVSSSKFEFKVDMKDLMRKLEDDEPTVYDCYIKVTVPVEKLSKKTILSIEHKAEYVDVNEQVHIEYPIRLGRFQETYVNNLSIYTYENKQSIFSITNKGNLSLYFNMAPKISIKSQIEKIQNKSKTMQINGQIFTKHSRIIKGEGLVRGRQSGKEYQADISFIHNEEMNIKKYGLNRYLYDLILDLERLVSADLEDDVYDIYMKLHLHDQEEPKMVRVGRPTTRTKLFTKKTDVSSNAGVAIVNPYYTFKASNLSLEVFNFSTDSYRYLKRMMGWRRFLTLFKKKKDVWLVGERTYKAQDTGYHFFKYMRENHPEKEVYYVIEENSVEAKNVEPFGNVLYFKSKDHIKKTMESTRIISSHHPDYLYPLRTSEFKNRVKGVKVFLQHGVMGTKNMVANYGKNAVSGFSTDVFLVSSDFEKDMIVTDFGYNEKEVFATGLSRFDSLFKDDVSTKRQLLIIPTWRDWITSDEIFLESEYFERYQKLVNHPVLHDLSKINGFEIIFCLHPNMQKFTSYFKDAPVRVISQGEVDVQRLIKESAIMITDYSSVAFDFSFLHKPVIYYQFDRDRFIGKRPSHLDLDNDLPGEIVDELDELLGVLAEYANTDFVMKRKYMDKANRFIKYRDVHSNSRIFEVIQNAEKDQNSLTKLYNHPISKLILNRFRKSDKYFPVMKKVYKIMSRVIPVDRNLILFESGIGKQFADSPKYIYEELVKRDNKYKKVWVYNGNLPIKGKNTKLIKRLSPEYYYYLAKAGYWINNQNFPTYLSKRKETTYIQTWHGTPLKKMLFDIDNIQGRDDGYLDRVHGATRTWDYLISPSPYASKAFRSAFKYEGEILETGYPRNDLFYREDSSIISKSVMEKLKIPKGKKVILYAPTFRDNQTSKNNKFVFELKFDLERMKEELGDEYILLLRMHVVISNNLIIPSEFEDFVINVSNYSDIQELYLISDILITDYSSVMFDFANTARPILYYTYDLEDYRDNIRGFYMDFEKEAPGPFLKTTEEIIETITNIDKINMQYKERYGLFREKYCGIEDGKATQRIVDKFFND from the coding sequence ATGATTAAAAAGCTTCTTGGAAAAGGGAAAGCAAAAAAAGCTCCTAAAATTAAGCTAAAACAAGTTCTGACCATTGCGCAAGAGGAAGATACGCTGTTGATAAAAGGGGAATTTTCAATAGAACATTATTGCGCAAAAGAACTATGGCTATATTCTAGGGAAAACGAAGATCAAAAAATAAAAATTGCTGAATCAGTGAGCTCATCTAAATTTGAGTTTAAAGTAGATATGAAAGATTTAATGCGGAAATTGGAAGATGATGAACCGACTGTATATGACTGTTATATAAAGGTTACCGTTCCGGTTGAAAAGCTGAGCAAAAAAACGATACTTAGTATTGAACATAAAGCTGAATATGTAGATGTGAACGAACAGGTTCATATCGAATATCCAATTCGCCTCGGGCGTTTTCAGGAAACGTACGTGAACAATTTGAGTATTTACACCTATGAAAATAAACAAAGTATATTTTCTATAACGAATAAAGGGAATTTATCTCTTTACTTCAATATGGCCCCTAAAATTTCGATTAAGTCTCAAATTGAAAAAATCCAAAACAAGTCGAAAACCATGCAAATTAATGGTCAAATTTTCACCAAGCATTCAAGAATCATAAAAGGTGAGGGACTTGTAAGAGGAAGGCAAAGTGGCAAAGAATATCAGGCAGATATATCTTTTATTCATAATGAGGAAATGAATATTAAGAAATATGGACTGAATCGTTATCTATATGATTTGATATTGGATCTAGAACGATTAGTCAGTGCGGATTTGGAAGATGATGTATATGACATTTACATGAAACTACATTTACATGATCAGGAAGAGCCGAAAATGGTACGCGTCGGAAGACCAACCACCAGAACTAAATTATTTACTAAAAAGACTGATGTCAGCTCGAATGCTGGAGTTGCTATCGTCAATCCTTACTATACCTTTAAAGCATCCAATTTGTCTTTGGAAGTGTTTAACTTCTCTACAGATAGTTATCGGTATTTAAAAAGGATGATGGGGTGGAGGAGATTCCTGACTTTATTTAAAAAGAAAAAGGATGTCTGGCTAGTTGGAGAAAGAACGTATAAAGCCCAGGATACTGGATATCACTTTTTTAAATATATGAGGGAAAATCATCCAGAAAAAGAAGTGTATTATGTAATAGAAGAAAATTCCGTGGAAGCCAAGAACGTCGAGCCCTTTGGAAATGTACTTTATTTCAAGTCAAAGGATCATATTAAAAAGACGATGGAATCGACACGTATCATTTCATCACATCACCCGGATTATTTATATCCTTTAAGGACATCTGAATTTAAAAATCGTGTTAAGGGGGTTAAGGTTTTCCTTCAACATGGTGTTATGGGCACGAAGAATATGGTGGCAAACTACGGGAAAAATGCAGTTTCCGGTTTTAGTACGGATGTTTTTCTAGTAAGTTCAGACTTCGAAAAGGATATGATTGTAACTGATTTTGGTTACAACGAAAAAGAAGTATTCGCGACGGGACTTTCGAGGTTCGACTCGCTGTTTAAGGATGATGTTTCAACAAAGAGGCAATTATTGATCATTCCAACATGGAGAGATTGGATTACTTCCGATGAAATATTTTTGGAAAGCGAGTATTTTGAAAGGTATCAGAAATTAGTGAATCACCCGGTATTACATGATTTATCTAAAATCAATGGGTTTGAAATCATTTTTTGCCTTCACCCTAATATGCAGAAATTCACGTCTTATTTTAAGGATGCCCCAGTTAGGGTAATTAGCCAGGGTGAAGTGGATGTCCAAAGGTTAATCAAGGAAAGTGCGATAATGATTACGGACTATTCAAGTGTAGCTTTTGACTTTAGTTTCCTGCATAAACCGGTAATTTACTATCAATTTGATAGAGACCGTTTCATAGGAAAAAGACCGTCACATTTGGATTTGGATAACGATCTTCCAGGTGAAATCGTTGATGAATTGGATGAATTGTTAGGTGTATTAGCCGAATATGCCAATACTGATTTTGTCATGAAGAGGAAGTATATGGACAAGGCCAACCGTTTTATTAAATATCGCGATGTCCATTCTAATTCAAGGATATTCGAAGTGATTCAAAATGCAGAAAAAGATCAAAATTCACTAACTAAATTATATAACCATCCGATATCCAAACTCATTTTGAATCGGTTTAGGAAAAGTGATAAATATTTCCCTGTCATGAAAAAAGTTTATAAAATCATGTCCAGGGTTATCCCGGTTGACCGGAACCTTATTCTTTTTGAGAGTGGGATAGGGAAGCAATTCGCCGATAGCCCCAAGTATATTTATGAAGAACTGGTCAAAAGGGATAATAAATATAAAAAAGTTTGGGTGTATAATGGTAATTTACCGATAAAAGGAAAGAATACGAAGCTGATAAAACGCTTAAGTCCGGAATACTATTATTATTTAGCCAAAGCAGGTTATTGGATAAATAATCAAAACTTCCCTACCTATTTAAGCAAAAGGAAGGAAACGACTTATATTCAGACTTGGCATGGTACCCCATTGAAAAAAATGCTATTTGATATAGATAATATTCAAGGAAGAGACGATGGGTACTTAGATCGAGTGCATGGTGCAACGAGAACTTGGGATTATTTAATATCACCAAGTCCATACGCATCCAAGGCCTTCAGAAGCGCTTTCAAGTATGAAGGGGAAATTTTAGAAACGGGATATCCAAGAAATGATTTGTTTTACAGGGAGGATTCTTCAATAATTTCCAAGTCAGTGATGGAAAAACTGAAGATACCAAAAGGAAAAAAAGTCATCTTATATGCTCCTACATTCCGGGATAATCAAACTTCGAAAAATAATAAATTTGTTTTCGAGCTGAAATTTGATTTGGAAAGAATGAAGGAAGAACTTGGGGATGAATATATCCTGTTGTTAAGGATGCATGTTGTTATAAGTAATAATCTCATCATCCCAAGCGAATTTGAGGATTTCGTGATAAATGTATCCAATTATTCAGATATTCAGGAACTTTACCTGATTTCTGATATATTGATTACGGATTATTCTTCAGTAATGTTCGATTTTGCTAATACTGCTCGGCCGATTTTGTATTACACTTATGATTTGGAAGATTACCGAGATAACATCCGCGGATTCTATATGGATTTTGAAAAGGAAGCACCAGGTCCATTTTTAAAAACAACTGAGGAGATTATCGAAACTATTACCAATATTGATAAAATAAACATGCAATATAAAGAAAGATATGGTTTATTTAGAGAGAAGTATTGTGGAATAGAGGATGGTAAAGCTACCCAGAGAATCGTGGATAAATTTTTTAATGATTGA
- the tagD gene encoding glycerol-3-phosphate cytidylyltransferase has protein sequence MKKVITYGTFDLLHWGHINLLKRAKDLGDYLIVAISTDEFNALKDKKAYHSFENRKMILESIRYVDEVIPEDNWEQKREDIVREGVDIFVMGDDWKGQFDELSEVCEVVYLPRTIGISTSQIKDDLLQVTNG, from the coding sequence ATGAAGAAAGTAATCACTTACGGAACCTTTGATTTGCTTCATTGGGGCCATATCAATCTATTAAAACGCGCTAAAGATTTAGGAGATTATCTGATCGTTGCCATTTCAACGGATGAATTCAATGCTTTAAAAGATAAAAAAGCTTATCATAGCTTTGAAAACAGAAAAATGATCCTTGAATCAATCCGTTATGTGGATGAAGTTATACCGGAAGACAATTGGGAACAAAAGAGGGAAGACATCGTTCGTGAGGGTGTAGATATTTTTGTAATGGGTGATGACTGGAAAGGCCAATTCGATGAATTATCCGAAGTTTGTGAAGTGGTCTACCTTCCAAGAACAATCGGCATTTCGACTTCCCAAATTAAAGATGACCTTTTACAAGTTACTAATGGCTAA
- a CDS encoding CDP-glycerol glycerophosphotransferase family protein, with protein MAKEFAIGIYLFCFKILFSIFKLSPLYDKTTFVTSFGDNCQYIADEMDKQDISVQKVFLMKSSSSIQVKDDGETIVLPFESKNIIAMIRSIYHLATSKWIIIDNYFGFLSAIAFKKQVTCVQVWHAAGAVKQFGAKDPSIQNRSAGARKRFLEVYKKFDYVTAGSEIMAGIYQESFQLPASHILRTGIPRTDFFFNDESKRIARNALLAKYPELEHKKIMLYAPTFRNDGLNNGEIALDLELLYKELQGENYALLLKLHPAVKAEHDLQDKFPGFIYPVNSEFHVNQLLISTDLLITDYSSIPFEFSFLGRPMIFFAYDLEKYVQERGFWEDYSSSMPGPVVSTTEEILREIRTADHSLMKIASFNQKWNEYSTGNSSRDLVDFLFK; from the coding sequence ATGGCTAAAGAATTCGCGATAGGGATTTATCTTTTTTGTTTCAAAATTTTATTCTCTATCTTTAAGCTTTCCCCTTTATATGACAAAACGACCTTTGTCACATCATTCGGGGACAATTGCCAATATATCGCAGATGAAATGGACAAGCAGGACATTTCCGTTCAAAAAGTTTTTTTAATGAAATCGAGCAGTTCTATACAAGTTAAGGACGATGGGGAAACCATCGTCCTTCCGTTTGAATCAAAAAATATCATTGCCATGATCCGATCGATTTATCATCTGGCTACATCAAAATGGATTATCATCGATAATTATTTTGGCTTTCTTTCAGCTATTGCATTCAAAAAGCAAGTGACATGTGTTCAAGTGTGGCATGCGGCAGGGGCCGTGAAGCAATTCGGGGCAAAAGACCCGTCCATTCAAAACCGTTCAGCCGGTGCAAGGAAAAGATTTTTGGAAGTATATAAAAAATTTGACTATGTTACGGCAGGTTCAGAGATAATGGCCGGTATTTATCAGGAAAGTTTTCAACTACCGGCATCCCATATCCTAAGGACCGGAATACCTCGGACCGATTTCTTTTTTAATGATGAATCAAAAAGAATTGCCCGTAATGCTTTGCTGGCCAAGTATCCAGAACTTGAGCATAAGAAAATCATGTTATATGCCCCTACATTTCGTAATGACGGCTTGAACAACGGAGAGATTGCACTTGATTTGGAATTGCTCTACAAGGAACTTCAGGGCGAAAATTATGCGTTATTACTAAAACTGCATCCAGCTGTAAAAGCAGAGCATGATTTACAAGATAAATTCCCGGGATTCATTTACCCTGTAAATAGTGAATTTCACGTTAATCAACTGCTGATCAGTACGGATCTTTTAATTACCGATTACTCATCGATACCGTTTGAATTCTCTTTTTTGGGAAGACCCATGATATTCTTTGCATATGACTTAGAAAAGTATGTGCAGGAACGGGGATTCTGGGAGGATTACTCTTCTTCCATGCCCGGACCCGTGGTATCTACCACGGAAGAGATCTTAAGGGAAATACGTACCGCCGATCATTCATTAATGAAGATCGCTTCCTTTAACCAAAAATGGAATGAATACTCCACGGGAAATTCAAGCAGGGATTTAGTTGATTTCCTTTTTAAATAA
- a CDS encoding peptidoglycan endopeptidase — MKKSVVAFSTLAILSSTFVSPALAGTYTVKSGDNLSKIAQKHNTTVKDLKQLNNLKSDFLRINQKLITPNSTTTSNASSVSVKKTKKTTYTIVPGDTLTRIANKHNLTLAELMKMNNLKSDRIYAGAKLIVSKSTTTTTIDLPGSSSKPSNVTQTPANSSTYIVVKGDTLSKISRKTNLTVAQLKSINSLKSDLIRVGQKLKLSKSASTAPADNNDVGKVEAPSSGNKVAKLVSEAKKLIGTPYSWAGASPSGFDCSGFIYYTFKKAGYEVPRLSSSTYYDMGKKVTSPKSGDLIFFATGSNKSVISHMGIYLGGGEFIHASSSKGVTISATSNSYFKSKIIGYRSL; from the coding sequence GTGAAAAAAAGTGTTGTCGCATTTTCGACATTAGCCATTTTATCTTCGACTTTTGTTTCTCCTGCCCTTGCCGGTACATATACAGTCAAAAGCGGTGATAACTTAAGTAAAATCGCCCAGAAGCATAATACGACGGTAAAAGACTTAAAACAGCTTAATAACTTAAAATCAGACTTTTTGAGAATCAATCAGAAATTAATTACACCCAACTCCACAACAACATCAAATGCTTCTTCTGTTTCCGTGAAGAAAACAAAGAAAACCACATATACCATTGTTCCAGGTGATACCTTAACCAGGATAGCAAACAAGCATAACCTTACACTTGCTGAATTGATGAAAATGAATAACTTAAAATCCGATAGAATTTATGCAGGCGCCAAACTTATCGTATCCAAATCAACCACCACTACTACCATTGATTTACCCGGCAGCAGCTCCAAACCATCCAATGTAACTCAGACCCCAGCCAATTCGTCTACATACATAGTGGTAAAAGGTGACACTCTTTCCAAGATTTCCAGAAAAACCAACTTGACCGTAGCCCAGCTTAAATCAATCAACTCGTTAAAGTCCGATTTAATTAGAGTGGGTCAAAAACTAAAATTAAGTAAATCGGCAAGCACTGCCCCTGCAGATAATAACGATGTTGGAAAAGTGGAAGCCCCAAGTTCGGGGAACAAAGTGGCCAAGCTCGTTTCCGAAGCAAAGAAATTAATTGGTACACCCTATTCGTGGGCGGGTGCCTCCCCATCAGGCTTTGATTGCAGCGGATTTATTTACTATACGTTCAAGAAGGCTGGGTATGAAGTTCCCAGGCTTTCATCTTCCACATATTATGATATGGGTAAAAAAGTTACTTCACCGAAAAGCGGCGATCTTATCTTCTTTGCAACTGGTTCCAATAAATCAGTGATAAGCCATATGGGAATCTACTTGGGCGGCGGGGAATTCATTCATGCCTCATCAAGTAAGGGAGTAACTATCAGTGCTACTTCAAACTCTTATTTTAAAAGTAAAATCATCGGTTATAGAAGTTTATAA
- a CDS encoding LCP family protein produces the protein MRSEHKKKKKKRKTFKIIGFTLLILFIGAGVYGASVYQSLAGAISTMQGTAHKTDKRVEDIKFKSKDPFSLLILGVDERKNDSGRSDTMIVMTVNPKKESIELLSLPRDTRTEIIGKGTTDKMNHAYAYGGVAMSINTVEAYLDIPIDYYVKMNMEGFQDIVNAVGGVTVDNDMDLAYKGYTFNKGTIDLNGKEALIYSRIRKEDPRGDYGRQMRQRQVIQAVMKKGSSLSTLTNYDDIFEALGKNVETNLSFNEMLSIQNNYKSSLKNIEQYTLEGDNQRVNGVWYNIVPEDTKLEAQNRVKAHLGL, from the coding sequence ATGAGATCCGAACATAAAAAAAAGAAAAAGAAACGCAAAACGTTTAAAATAATCGGCTTCACCCTTCTTATCCTTTTCATTGGCGCAGGTGTTTATGGCGCTTCAGTTTATCAATCATTAGCCGGTGCGATCAGCACCATGCAGGGTACAGCCCATAAAACGGATAAGCGGGTAGAGGACATAAAGTTCAAAAGCAAAGATCCATTTTCATTACTAATTCTTGGTGTGGATGAAAGAAAAAATGACTCAGGTCGATCAGATACGATGATCGTCATGACGGTTAATCCTAAAAAGGAATCGATTGAGTTATTGAGTTTACCGAGAGATACGCGTACAGAGATCATCGGTAAAGGTACAACTGATAAAATGAACCATGCCTATGCATATGGCGGAGTTGCCATGTCGATAAATACAGTGGAAGCCTATTTGGATATTCCGATTGATTATTATGTCAAAATGAATATGGAAGGCTTTCAGGATATTGTGAATGCCGTTGGTGGTGTCACAGTCGATAATGATATGGACCTTGCCTATAAAGGATATACCTTCAACAAAGGCACGATCGACTTAAATGGTAAAGAGGCCTTGATTTATTCCCGAATCCGTAAAGAAGATCCCCGCGGGGATTATGGAAGGCAAATGCGTCAACGCCAGGTTATCCAAGCTGTCATGAAAAAAGGGTCAAGCCTATCAACACTTACCAATTATGACGATATATTCGAAGCTCTAGGTAAAAACGTGGAAACCAATTTAAGTTTCAATGAAATGTTAAGTATCCAAAATAACTACAAATCATCCCTCAAAAATATTGAACAATATACACTCGAAGGTGACAATCAACGGGTAAATGGCGTTTGGTACAACATCGTTCCAGAAGATACAAAGCTTGAAGCCCAAAATCGTGTGAAAGCACATCTGGGATTATAA
- a CDS encoding LTA synthase family protein codes for MKNNLNQRLKERLFEILSFSIVAILFIYTNDRMGNDLSIGIITIIIGVAGFIVYLKEWITSRIVKGIIFSVFLLSIMLFFLGDIWFYRYYSTPITSYMWMQKSNLNGLGESIFSMVEMKDAIFLLLGIPIAESFVKKKYPLKHMALVPAVIFLMIAGLKPVKNIFIDKVDITRRYEANTFLRNWGPIGHHALDTYAYFTDSGRHGMSSEEKKAVSDYFNKKKRKENVHSGSLEGKNLIIIQVESLQAFPLFQSSAGQEVTPFMNELAKGGMYFPHVYPQTVFGNSSDGELIVNTGLFPLKQGATFFRFPYNDFPGLAKELKKSDYQSFAFHGDEEDFWNRQHAYPSLGFDDYLSIEDMQQDEMISMGLGDRSFFNQSYDFLKDKRNPYYAFFVTLTSHVPFSLPNEQITLKPEVGKENSYLTKYFEAIHYTDSAIGDFIKKLKDDGKLKDSVIVIYGDHDGLFLKDKQEVEAYYGSKISDEEWIEKYMPIPVIIYQEDMEGRTIDKVAGQIDILPTLYDLFNIKSSSYFGESMLNGEEGDALVLKGDYGSQMKINGEGKVDGFSPVDQKEIDLSDQVIRSDYFKQIGKKVKKEDD; via the coding sequence ATGAAGAATAACCTGAATCAACGATTGAAGGAGAGGCTATTTGAGATATTGTCATTTTCAATCGTCGCCATACTTTTCATTTATACGAATGATAGGATGGGTAACGATCTTTCTATTGGGATCATTACGATAATCATCGGTGTTGCCGGTTTTATTGTCTATCTGAAGGAATGGATAACGAGTCGAATCGTAAAGGGCATCATTTTTTCAGTTTTCCTTCTTTCGATCATGCTCTTTTTCCTTGGGGACATCTGGTTTTATCGTTATTATTCGACACCTATAACGTCCTATATGTGGATGCAAAAAAGTAATCTGAATGGGCTAGGTGAAAGTATATTCAGTATGGTGGAAATGAAGGATGCAATCTTTCTTCTGTTAGGCATTCCAATTGCTGAATCATTTGTGAAGAAAAAATACCCCCTCAAGCATATGGCTCTAGTGCCGGCCGTAATATTCCTGATGATAGCAGGATTAAAGCCGGTCAAGAATATCTTTATCGACAAAGTAGATATAACCCGGCGTTATGAGGCGAATACCTTCTTGCGAAACTGGGGCCCTATCGGTCATCACGCATTGGATACGTATGCCTATTTTACTGACTCGGGAAGGCATGGAATGTCCTCGGAAGAAAAGAAGGCCGTTTCTGATTACTTCAATAAAAAGAAAAGAAAGGAAAATGTCCATTCCGGATCCTTGGAGGGGAAGAATCTCATTATCATCCAGGTGGAATCTTTACAGGCGTTTCCGCTATTTCAAAGTAGTGCCGGGCAGGAGGTCACGCCATTCATGAATGAACTGGCGAAAGGGGGGATGTACTTCCCGCATGTATATCCACAGACGGTATTTGGAAATTCATCTGACGGAGAGCTTATCGTGAATACCGGACTATTTCCTTTAAAGCAAGGTGCGACCTTTTTTCGATTCCCTTATAATGATTTTCCGGGCCTTGCTAAGGAATTGAAGAAGTCGGATTATCAAAGTTTTGCTTTCCATGGAGATGAAGAAGACTTTTGGAATAGGCAGCATGCATATCCCTCGCTAGGGTTTGATGACTATCTTTCCATAGAGGATATGCAGCAGGATGAGATGATTTCGATGGGGTTGGGAGACCGCAGTTTCTTCAATCAAAGCTATGATTTCTTAAAAGATAAACGAAATCCCTATTACGCCTTTTTCGTTACTCTGACCAGCCATGTACCTTTTTCACTACCGAATGAACAGATAACATTGAAGCCTGAAGTTGGAAAAGAGAACAGTTACCTGACCAAATATTTTGAAGCCATTCATTATACAGATTCCGCCATCGGGGATTTCATAAAGAAGTTGAAGGATGACGGGAAATTGAAAGACAGCGTGATTGTCATATACGGAGATCATGATGGCCTATTTTTAAAAGATAAACAAGAGGTTGAAGCGTATTATGGCAGTAAAATTAGCGATGAAGAGTGGATTGAAAAATATATGCCCATTCCCGTGATCATTTATCAGGAGGATATGGAAGGAAGAACGATTGATAAGGTAGCGGGCCAAATCGATATTCTACCAACTCTATATGATCTGTTCAATATTAAGAGTTCTTCATACTTTGGAGAGAGCATGCTGAATGGCGAAGAGGGTGATGCTTTGGTATTGAAAGGGGATTATGGTTCTCAAATGAAAATAAATGGGGAAGGCAAGGTCGATGGATTTTCACCTGTAGACCAAAAGGAGATCGATCTGAGTGATCAAGTGATACGTTCCGATTACTTTAAACAAATTGGAAAAAAGGTAAAAAAAGAGGATGACTGA
- a CDS encoding SLAP domain-containing protein, translating into MSLFGKRDNVASDVHELLNQDDTIHTALMFHKGWEISKQEEYVYKFHHQRLPALKPNQISISGIKLTRVEDDVIIVAFLRNSIEKAVRFDIVDLLLVDGDGKFLAKKTFDLTELGEIPALSSMPWRFLFEEGDLLAESIPDEGWKIAFEWKRK; encoded by the coding sequence ATGAGTTTATTTGGAAAAAGGGATAATGTAGCTTCAGATGTACATGAGTTATTAAATCAGGATGACACCATTCATACTGCCCTGATGTTTCACAAAGGGTGGGAAATTTCCAAGCAAGAGGAATATGTATATAAATTCCACCATCAAAGGCTGCCTGCATTAAAACCGAACCAAATTTCAATATCCGGCATCAAGCTGACCAGGGTGGAAGATGATGTAATCATAGTGGCTTTTCTACGAAATTCAATAGAGAAAGCTGTCAGGTTTGATATCGTGGATTTACTGTTAGTTGATGGAGATGGGAAATTCCTCGCAAAAAAGACATTCGATCTTACAGAGCTTGGTGAGATTCCAGCACTTTCAAGCATGCCATGGCGTTTCTTATTCGAGGAAGGAGATTTGTTGGCGGAATCGATTCCTGATGAAGGTTGGAAGATTGCTTTTGAATGGAAGAGGAAGTAG